Genomic window (Dyadobacter fanqingshengii):
AAACGGTTGCCGTGTATTCCACAGCCGACCGCGACAGTCTCCATGTTCGCTTTGCAGATGAAGCCGTTTGCATCGGTCCGCCGCCAAGCCGCCAGTCCTATCTGAGCATTCAAAATATTATTTCAGCAGCCGAGGTTACCGGCGCAGATGCGATACATCCGGGTTACGGATTCTTGTCTGAAAATGCTGAATTCTCTCAAATATGTGCCGATTACGGCATTAAATTCATTGGTGCAACCGCCGCTCAGATCAATGGAATGGGCGATAAGGCAACTGCCAAAGCAACCATGATCACTGCCGGTGTTCCAGTTGTGCCCGGTTCAGAAGGTTTATTAGAATCCATAGAGCAAGGCAAAATGCTGGCAGAAGGCATTGGTTATCCTGTCATCGTAAAGGCAACTGCCGGTGGTGGTGGCCGTGGAATGCGGATCATTAACAAGCCCGACGAATTCGAAAAGGCATGGAATGATGCCCGTACGGAATCCGCTGCTGCATTTGGAAATGACGGGTTATATCTGGAAAAATTTGTTGAAGAGCCACGCCACATTGAGATCCAGATCATTGGAGACCAGTTTGGCAAAGTTTGCCACTTATCAGAGCGCGATTGTTCAATCCAGCGCCGTCACCAAAAACTGGTTGAGGAAACACCCTCGCCAATTATTACCGACGATTTGCGGGAAAGAATGGGCGCAGCTGCTATCAAAGGTGCGCAAGCCATTGGTTACGAAGGTGCGGGAACGATTGAATTTCTTGTTGATAAACACGGTGAGTTCTTCTTCATGGAGATGAACACCCGTATCCAGGTCGAGCACCCAATCACAGAGGAAGTGACTGATTTTGACCTGATTAAGGAGCAAATTAAAGTCGCAGCCGGTGAACCGATCACAGGTGTGAACTACACACCAAAGCTGTTTGCAATGGAATGTCGCATCAATGCAGAAGATCCGGCTAATAATTTCAGACCGGCTCCGGGTAAAATCACCAATTTGCACTTTCCCGGCGGACACGGTGTTCGGATTGACAGCCACGTTTACAGCGGCTACACCATTCCGCCCAATTACGATTCCATGATTGCGAAGCTGATCGTCAGCGGCCAGTCACGCGAAGAAGTAATCACCCGGATGAAGCGTGCTTTGCAGGAATTTGTCATCGAAGGAATCAAGACAACGATTCCATTCCATATTAAGCTAATGGACGATCCCGGCTTCAAATCCGGAAATTTCACAACGAAATATCTGGAAACGTTCGACTTTTCAACGCTGTAAGCGGATAAGATTGAAACAAAAAATGGCTGCTAGTTTGAACTGGCGGCCATTTTTTTGTTTTGAGTAAAGCTCAATGCAGGATTGCGAGCATTTTTTTAGTTGCGTCCATTCCTTCCTTAATCGTCCTAACCGAAGGCGTCCCGTGATAGTAACCTGCTAAATGCAATGTATCGTAGGCTTCGTTTAAATAAGACAGCAATGTCTTGTTGTACTTTCTTAAGCGGTTGCGATAATCTTCAATGCTTTTAGGCTTTACAAATCTTGCACCTTCTCGTTTCTTCAAATATTCATCAGCTATCATGAGCGCTGCATTATAAGCCGTCCCCGAAGCCATTTGAACATACTTAATGTCTTTGTACTCAATCCCTTCCTTCTGCGCTTTCGTACTTAAAATTTCCCGCGCATTTGCGAGATACCTGTCAATCTCCGGATAATCCATGTGCGTGTATATGTTTTTTAAGTTGGTTACTTCTTAATGGCAATAAAACCAGCTCATAAGGTCGGTTAAATGCTTTCTGGTTTACTTTGAATCGATCCGCCAGCTTTCTGATAATGTCTTTGGACATTCCTTTTCGATAATGCAGAATATCTGACACGTATCCTTTGCTGACATTCAAAAGCGCAACCAAGTCCTTTGCCTTCATTTGATGCTCCGACATTAGTGATCGCAAAACGCTAACAGGGTCAGATTCTTCAAAAGTATCCGTTTCGGAATCATATTTTTCGATCAGGACGGTTAGCAGGTCGATCTCGTCCTCATTTTCAGCATGGCTGTTGTCGCTAAGCAAATATTCCAGCTGCTTGCAATAGTTGTCATACTGCTTTTTGTCTTTAATCACCTTGTATTTAAGTGTTTCTACCATCTCAATATGCATTTACATGATACTGTCTCTGCTCCTTACATAATGTGGTGTAAGTTGCATGCGTCCCAATCCAGCAGACAAAAAGATGTGCCTGCCTTTCGCCAAAAACATACGTACAAATCATCCTGTAATTGTTTCCGGCAATATTAAAAACCACCCTATTCGTTCCGGTTCCTAATAAATCAGCAAATCCGAAAGTGCCTTTTATATCTTCCGGCTTATCCCAATCTGCATATTTGACCTTCGTAAGCCAGTCGCCGAAGGAAGATCGGCATTGTGGATTTGAAACAACAAAATCCTCGATAGTGGCCCTTTTTATAAGGTGAACTCTCATGAAATAGTGTGTAAATATAATTAAAAAGTTAGCAAAAAGAGAACTTTTGCTTGATGAAAAAAGCCTGGCTTTTACCAGGCTTTCAAATATACACAAACTCTTAAACACTAGCCGGCAGCGAATACGGCGCTCTGTATTTCCTCGTCAGATACTTATTCGCATCATCATCATTTACAAACTTCTCTGTCTTTGGGTCAAAGGTTAATGCTCTTCCAGTTCGGTATGCAATGTTGCCGAGGTGTGCCAGGCCGGAGGATAGGTGGGCGGTTTCAACTGGACCGTTGACCATTTTCGGGTCCTTCGCGATTACGGCGTCGATGAAATTTTTGTAATGGTCACCGCCTGCTTTGCGGGTGGGGCCGGGTTTCTTTTCCTTACCCAGGAATGTTTCGTAGAAATCGTAGCCTTTTACGACCATATAGCCCTCCGAACCGTAAAAAATATTCCCGATCCCGGTGCCTCCTTCGTCATTGGTCATCCACGGGCGTACTTCAAATTCAATGATCTTTTTCTCTTTGGGATATACAAATGATGACGTTAGCACTTCGGGTGTTTCTTTGGCGTCGTTCCACAAAAACTTGCCGCCCGAAGATGTTATTTTCTCTGGGAAACTGTCAACGCCGAGACCCCACATACACATATCCGTTTCGTGAATGCCCTGATTTCCAATGTCCCCGTTGCCATAGTTCCAATGCCAGTGCCAGTCATAATGCACGTAGTTTTTAGAAAACGGCTTCATCTCTGCGGGACCAGTCCAGAGATCGTAATTAAGCCCTGCGGGAACAGGCTCCGTGCCTCTGTCGCCAATATCCGGCCTCCATTTGTATACCAAACCTCTTGCCATGTAAACATTACCGATCAGACCATCACGCAAATGCTTGACTGCTTCCTGCAAAGCTTCGGAGCTGCGTAATTGAACGCCGTGCTGCACAACCCTTTTGTACTTATGAGCAGCCTCAACCAGCTTGCGTCCTTCGCTCAGATTGTGAGAACCAGGCTTTTCTACATACACATCCTTCCCTGCCTGACATGCCCAGATAGCAGCCAGTGCATGCCAGTGATTAGGCGTTGCGATGCTGACGGCGTCGATGGATTTGTCTTCAAAAACTTTACGAAGATCATTTTCAGTCTTTACTTTTTTACCCGTTTTCTCCTCAAATTCCTTTGCCCGCGTTTGCAGCACATTATTGTCAGGATCGCAAAGTGTTGCTACTTCGACATTCGCCAGGTTTGTAAATCCTTTGATATGGTCCTTTCCACGACCATTAACCCCTAACACCGCTACACGTACGCGGTCATTAGCCCCAAATGCGCTGGCGGGTATAATGTATGGGATGGAGAGCGCAACTGCTGCTCCGGTAGAATTTTTTATAAAATCCCTGCGCGAAACTTCGTTCTGTTTGTTCATATTCGGGAGAATTAGGATGGCAACGAGACGAGAATGGATGTTAAGACTATATGAATGAGACGATTATTTCCCCAAGTTCCCTTAGTAACCGATAATAAATAATACCATTATTTTACCAATTAGTACTATTATCTGTTAAATAATCTTAATAACACCATATGCGCTGACCATTAGGATGGACACAACGCTGATCCAAAAGAAAATGTCATATGTCAAAGTGGGTTTTAGCGAGGCAGGCAGTTCTTTGAAACGAAAAACGAGCGAAACGTAGACGATTAGGAGCAACAGAATCGAAGTTGCTATCCCACCCAAAATGACCATTAGAACCGGCGATTGGATAAACAAATAAAGCACGCACCATGCAGCTGGCAAAATCCAGGATAAAATCGCGATGCTCTTACGCTGGTTTTCTGCCGTATCGAATTTCATCCAGCCCAATTCTCCGAAGGCATCTCCCCAAACCCTGGCCCAACTGGCCGTTGCCGTGAAAAGTGTGGAGTATAGAACAAAAAATGCGCCTACCAAAAAGAGATTTTTAGCCCAAGGACCCAAGGTTTCTGTAAATATCCTGGATAGCACTTCTATCATTTCATAACCTTCCGGGACAGCGCCTCCGCGATGCAAAACTGCCGCGCCGAGTAAATAAAAAGCAGCCGTTACCACCGTGTAAACGACCATGGACAAAACAGCATCCAGATACATGACATTAAACCAGCCTTTGGCGCGCTCGGCCCATTCAGGCGTTCCGTCATTTGGCCCCGTATAGGCTGCATAACCTTTTTCTATGCACCAATAATTGTAATACATGATCTCATCGCCGCCCACGCCGGTAATGCCAAATGCGCCAAATGCGATCGCAACCAGACTCGTCGGCAACGAAAATTGAAGCCCCGATTTAATTTGCTCCCAGTGAATGGCGTATTTCGTGCCCTGTAACAGGATCAATGACACCAGGATAACGCCTGTGAATAGAATAATCATCACCAAAGCTCCTTTTTCGATAGGCCCATAATGACCGCGATACACCAAAAAAGAGGTGATTAATACAGAAAGTATAGCCCAGACATTCACTGAAATGGATGGCCACGCCATATTTAAGACAATGGCAACGCCGCCGACGATCCCGCCGACCTGCAACAATTTCAGTCCTTGTAAAGAAAGCCATAACCAGATGCTCCAATGTGCTCTCCCCCATTTGCGACCCGGCAGCTGATTAAAATTATGCATCATGAACGTACCAGTGTAAATGGCGTTTTTGCCAAATTCCAGCTGCAACGCCACTTTCACCAAACAGCTTACAATAATGACCCAGAATGTAACGAAACCTGCCTTGGCGCCAAGCGCAGTAGTAGCGATAAGCTCGCCAGAGCCGACGATCGCTGCCGAAAGTATGAAACCGGGGCCGAGATATTTGAGTCTTCCAGCAAAAGTGGAAGGCGGAGAAAGAATCCTGCTCATTTTTGAAGCTTTCTTCTGAAAAGCAACGCAATGCGCAGGACTACTTTTGTTACTTATTTAAACTATTCTTGAAACAAATCAAAGATTACCGACCGCCTGGTGGATCTGCTTGACCGTATCTTCGTAATTATCCTCATTGGGTAAGCCGAATAAAGATTTCTCCTTAATGATCTTGGCAACATTCTCTGGAACGAGCTGCTCCCAGCCCGGCTCACCTCTTTTGATCTTTTCAAGCACGCTATCAGTCGTAATGTGCATGTGTTCCTTGTTGTAATTGACAATGTCCTCGATCTTGTCATTGATAACCAGATATTGAAATAATGGCCTCAAATGATCCGGAACAACGAAATTGGCACAACTGTAAACGGATCCGTCGGGTTGTAAAGTGGGGTAAATGAAGAGCTTGACTTTCCTGCTGAACAGGGTTGCGAAGGATTCCAGAATGCCGCCAGGAAGTGATTGATAATGTTTTTCTTCAAAAATATCCTGCAAGCTCGGACTTCCCAACAACAGGCCCGCTTTCAGCTTGGTAAGGCGTGAAAGATAAGCCACGAGACGAAAATATTCGTGGTGGTTGGAGATCATTACCATATGTCCCAGGGAACAAAGAATGTCCACGCGGTCCAGAAAATCCTTCTCGTCAATGTCACGGTCGCCGCTTTTGAGGTTATGCAGCGTCAGCTCCGATATCAGCACCACTTTTGACTCATCCACATCCTCCTCATCCAGAAACTGCTTCTGACCATTG
Coding sequences:
- a CDS encoding helix-turn-helix domain-containing protein: MVETLKYKVIKDKKQYDNYCKQLEYLLSDNSHAENEDEIDLLTVLIEKYDSETDTFEESDPVSVLRSLMSEHQMKAKDLVALLNVSKGYVSDILHYRKGMSKDIIRKLADRFKVNQKAFNRPYELVLLPLRSNQLKKHIHAHGLSGD
- a CDS encoding type II toxin-antitoxin system HigB family toxin translates to MRVHLIKRATIEDFVVSNPQCRSSFGDWLTKVKYADWDKPEDIKGTFGFADLLGTGTNRVVFNIAGNNYRMICTYVFGERQAHLFVCWIGTHATYTTLCKEQRQYHVNAY
- a CDS encoding Nramp family divalent metal transporter — translated: MSRILSPPSTFAGRLKYLGPGFILSAAIVGSGELIATTALGAKAGFVTFWVIIVSCLVKVALQLEFGKNAIYTGTFMMHNFNQLPGRKWGRAHWSIWLWLSLQGLKLLQVGGIVGGVAIVLNMAWPSISVNVWAILSVLITSFLVYRGHYGPIEKGALVMIILFTGVILVSLILLQGTKYAIHWEQIKSGLQFSLPTSLVAIAFGAFGITGVGGDEIMYYNYWCIEKGYAAYTGPNDGTPEWAERAKGWFNVMYLDAVLSMVVYTVVTAAFYLLGAAVLHRGGAVPEGYEMIEVLSRIFTETLGPWAKNLFLVGAFFVLYSTLFTATASWARVWGDAFGELGWMKFDTAENQRKSIAILSWILPAAWCVLYLFIQSPVLMVILGGIATSILLLLIVYVSLVFRFKELPASLKPTLTYDIFFWISVVSILMVSAYGVIKII
- the accC gene encoding acetyl-CoA carboxylase biotin carboxylase subunit, with amino-acid sequence MFKKILIANRGEIALRVIRTCREMGIKTVAVYSTADRDSLHVRFADEAVCIGPPPSRQSYLSIQNIISAAEVTGADAIHPGYGFLSENAEFSQICADYGIKFIGATAAQINGMGDKATAKATMITAGVPVVPGSEGLLESIEQGKMLAEGIGYPVIVKATAGGGGRGMRIINKPDEFEKAWNDARTESAAAFGNDGLYLEKFVEEPRHIEIQIIGDQFGKVCHLSERDCSIQRRHQKLVEETPSPIITDDLRERMGAAAIKGAQAIGYEGAGTIEFLVDKHGEFFFMEMNTRIQVEHPITEEVTDFDLIKEQIKVAAGEPITGVNYTPKLFAMECRINAEDPANNFRPAPGKITNLHFPGGHGVRIDSHVYSGYTIPPNYDSMIAKLIVSGQSREEVITRMKRALQEFVIEGIKTTIPFHIKLMDDPGFKSGNFTTKYLETFDFSTL
- a CDS encoding DUF5618 family protein — its product is MDYPEIDRYLANAREILSTKAQKEGIEYKDIKYVQMASGTAYNAALMIADEYLKKREGARFVKPKSIEDYRNRLRKYNKTLLSYLNEAYDTLHLAGYYHGTPSVRTIKEGMDATKKMLAILH
- a CDS encoding Gfo/Idh/MocA family oxidoreductase, which produces MNKQNEVSRRDFIKNSTGAAVALSIPYIIPASAFGANDRVRVAVLGVNGRGKDHIKGFTNLANVEVATLCDPDNNVLQTRAKEFEEKTGKKVKTENDLRKVFEDKSIDAVSIATPNHWHALAAIWACQAGKDVYVEKPGSHNLSEGRKLVEAAHKYKRVVQHGVQLRSSEALQEAVKHLRDGLIGNVYMARGLVYKWRPDIGDRGTEPVPAGLNYDLWTGPAEMKPFSKNYVHYDWHWHWNYGNGDIGNQGIHETDMCMWGLGVDSFPEKITSSGGKFLWNDAKETPEVLTSSFVYPKEKKIIEFEVRPWMTNDEGGTGIGNIFYGSEGYMVVKGYDFYETFLGKEKKPGPTRKAGGDHYKNFIDAVIAKDPKMVNGPVETAHLSSGLAHLGNIAYRTGRALTFDPKTEKFVNDDDANKYLTRKYRAPYSLPASV